A window of the Citrus sinensis cultivar Valencia sweet orange chromosome 9, DVS_A1.0, whole genome shotgun sequence genome harbors these coding sequences:
- the LOC102615657 gene encoding autophagy protein 5 isoform X2 yields the protein MHMEARKYVWEGAIPLQIHLHESEVTTLPPPPPALILAPRIGYLPLLVGLIKPYFGSSLPPGVDTIWFEYKGLPLKWYTPTGVLFDLLCPEPERPWNLTVHFRGYPVHVLIPCEGEDSVKWSFINSLKEAAYIINGNCKNVMNMSQSDQVELWRSVMNVAGNLEAYLRVSSKLKLVTVEDDYTVKLNSSSKSQQGTGETDFAGQVKTGRIPVRLYVWSVSEDFDDLEDAPDIDCWDKISFINRPVEVRTEEGKCFTLHDAIKTLLPEYFTDKPLFNDESPKLEDEEMNLSSEDAGSNKNTEVEEILYEHVTRNAEIKLVRIQGIEPKLEIPFSWVVNNLMNPDYFLYMCICVRVPEVNTV from the exons ATGCATATGGAAGCTCGAAAATATGTGTGGGAAGGAGCAATTCCGCTTCAGATTCATCTCCATGAATCTGAAGTTACCACTCTCCCTCCTCCTCCCCCCGCTTTG ATATTGGCGCCAAGAATTGGTTACCTTCCGTTGTTAGTTGGTCTCATTAAACCCTATTTTGGTAGCTCACTTCCTCCTGGAGTTGACACCATTTGGTTTGAATACAAAGGCTTGCCTCTCAAatg GTACACACCTACTGGAGTTCTCTTTGATCTTCTATGCCCGGAACCGGAAAGACCTTGGAATCTCACG GTTCATTTTAGAGGGTATCCAGTGCATGTATTGATCCCATGTGAAGGCGAAGATTCTGTAAAGTGGAGctttattaattcattgaaAGAG GcagcatatataattaatggaaaCTGCAAGAATGTCATGAACATGTCCCAATCTGACCAGGTGGAGCTTTGGCGCTCTGTGATGAATG TGGCAGGTAATCTGGAAGCTTACCTACGGGTGTCTTCTAAGCTTAAACTTGTAACAGTTGAAGATGATTACACAGTAAAATTGAATTCGTCGTCAAAATCTCAACAAGGCACTGGCGAGACAGATTTTGCTGGACAAGTCAAGACAG GTAGAATTCCTGTACGATTGTATGTTTGGAGTGTAAGCGaggattttgatgatttagaAGATGCTCCTGATATTGACTGCTGGGATAAAATCTCTTTCATTAACCGACCTGTTGAGGTTCGCACAGAAGAAG GTAAATGCTTCACCCTACATGATGCTATCAAAACTCTTCTGCCAGAATATTTTACCGACAAACCCTTGTTCAACGATGAATCCCCAAAActagaagatgaagaaatgaacCTCTCTTCTGAAGATGCGGGCAGCAACAAAAATACAGAAGTGGAAGAAATTTTGTATGAACATGTGACCAGAAATGCTGAAATCAAGCTTGTGCGCATTCAAGGAATTGAACCAAAATTGGAAATACCTTTCTCTTGGGTGGTAAACAACTTAATGAACCCCGACTACTTCCTTTATATGTGTATATGCGTCAGAGTTCCAGAAGTGAACACCGTGTGA
- the LOC102616932 gene encoding pentatricopeptide repeat-containing protein At1g04840 isoform X4, giving the protein MKGHVFNRLTTAIAPTKTIKSSHKPSNNITETHIISLIHSSNSTKQLRQIHAQIILHNLFASSRITTQLISSASLHKSTDYALSIFGHFTPKNLHIFNVLIRGLAENSHFQSCISHFVFMLRLSVRPNRLTYPFVSKSVASLSLLSLGRGLHCLIVKSGVEYDAFVRVHLADMYVQLGKTRGAFKVFDETPEKNKSESVLLWNVLINGCSKIGYLRKAVELFGMMPKKNVASWVSLIDGFMRKGDLKKAGELFEQMPEKGVVSWTAMINGFSQNGEAEKALAMFFQMLDAGVRANDFTVVSALSACAKVGALEAGVRVHNYISCNDFGLKGAIGTALVDMYAKCGNIEAASLVFGETKEKDLLTWTAMIWGLAIHGRYEQAIQYFKKMMYSGTEPDGTVFLAILTACWYSGQVKLALNFFDSMRFDYFIEPSVKHHTVVVNLLSRVGQKGDGRTWRE; this is encoded by the exons ATGAAAGGCCATGTTTTCAATAGACTAACTACAGCCATAGCACCAACGAAAACCATTAAATCTTCTCATAAACCCTCTAACAACATCACAGAAACCCACATCATATCTCTGATTCACTCCTCAAATTCCACCAAACAGCTCCGTCAAATCCACGCTCAAATCATTCTCCACAATCTCTTTGCAAGCAGCCGCATTACAACCCAGTTGATTTCTTCTGCATCTCTGCACAAATCAACAGATTACGCTCTCTCAATCTTTGGTCATTTTACTCCCAAGAACTTGCATATATTCAATGTTTTGATTCGTGGGCTCGCGGAGAATTCCCATTTCCAGAGTTGCATTTCCCATTTTGTTTTCATGTTAAGGTTGAGTGTCAGACCCAATAGACTAACTTACCCGTTTGTTTCGAAATCGGTTGCTAGTTTGAGTTTGTTAAGTCTTGGTAGAGGTTTGCATTGTCTGATTGTGAAGTCTGGCGTTGAGTATGATGCGTTTGTTCGGGTTCATTTGGCTGACATGTATGTTCAACTTGGAAAAACGAGGGGCGCTTTTAAGGTGTTCGATGAAACTCCCGAGAAAAATAAGAGCGAGAGTGTTTTGTTATGGAATGTGTTGATTAATGGGTGTAGTAAAATTGGGTATTTGAGGAAGGCGGTGGAACTTTTTGGGATGATGCCAAAGAAGAATGTGGCTTCATGGGTTAGTTTGATAGATGGGTTTATGAGGAAAGGGGATTTGAAGAAAGCGGGTGAGCTTTTTGAGCAAATGCCAGAGAAGGGAGTGGTTTCTTGGACTGCGATGATCAATGGGTTTTCTCAGAATGGGGAAGCTGAAAAGGCATTGGCAATGTTTTTTCAGATGTTGGATGCAGGTGTTAGGGCAAATGATTTTACTGTTGTTTCTGCTCTTTCGGCTTGTGCTAAAGTTGGAGCTCTTGAAGCTGGAGTGCGAGTTCACAATTATATTTCATGTAATGATTTTGGGCTGAAAGGAGCTATTGGAACTGCTTTGGTAGATATGTATGCAAAGTGTGGGAATATTGAGGCTGCAAGTTTGGTTTTTGGTGAGACAAAGGAAAAAGACCTTCTTACTTGGACTGCTATGATATGGGGTTTGGCGATCCACGGACGTTATGAGCAAGCTATCCAATACTTTAAAAAGATGATGTATTCAG GTACAGAGCCAGACGGGACAGTCTTCCTTGCCATATTAACTGCATGCTGGTATTCTGGGCAAGTAAAGTTGGCACTTAATTTCTTTGACAGCATGAGGTTCGATTACTTCATTGAGCCTTCTGTGAAGCACCATACAGTGGTTGTCAATCTGTTAAGCAGGGTGGGCCAG AAGGGAGATGGAAGGACGTGGCGAGAGTGA
- the LOC102616932 gene encoding pentatricopeptide repeat-containing protein At1g04840 isoform X2 translates to MKGHVFNRLTTAIAPTKTIKSSHKPSNNITETHIISLIHSSNSTKQLRQIHAQIILHNLFASSRITTQLISSASLHKSTDYALSIFGHFTPKNLHIFNVLIRGLAENSHFQSCISHFVFMLRLSVRPNRLTYPFVSKSVASLSLLSLGRGLHCLIVKSGVEYDAFVRVHLADMYVQLGKTRGAFKVFDETPEKNKSESVLLWNVLINGCSKIGYLRKAVELFGMMPKKNVASWVSLIDGFMRKGDLKKAGELFEQMPEKGVVSWTAMINGFSQNGEAEKALAMFFQMLDAGVRANDFTVVSALSACAKVGALEAGVRVHNYISCNDFGLKGAIGTALVDMYAKCGNIEAASLVFGETKEKDLLTWTAMIWGLAIHGRYEQAIQYFKKMMYSGTEPDGTVFLAILTACWYSGQVKLALNFFDSMRFDYFIEPSVKHHTVVVNLLSRVGQDSQGYQNSQNSFTKAPAA, encoded by the exons ATGAAAGGCCATGTTTTCAATAGACTAACTACAGCCATAGCACCAACGAAAACCATTAAATCTTCTCATAAACCCTCTAACAACATCACAGAAACCCACATCATATCTCTGATTCACTCCTCAAATTCCACCAAACAGCTCCGTCAAATCCACGCTCAAATCATTCTCCACAATCTCTTTGCAAGCAGCCGCATTACAACCCAGTTGATTTCTTCTGCATCTCTGCACAAATCAACAGATTACGCTCTCTCAATCTTTGGTCATTTTACTCCCAAGAACTTGCATATATTCAATGTTTTGATTCGTGGGCTCGCGGAGAATTCCCATTTCCAGAGTTGCATTTCCCATTTTGTTTTCATGTTAAGGTTGAGTGTCAGACCCAATAGACTAACTTACCCGTTTGTTTCGAAATCGGTTGCTAGTTTGAGTTTGTTAAGTCTTGGTAGAGGTTTGCATTGTCTGATTGTGAAGTCTGGCGTTGAGTATGATGCGTTTGTTCGGGTTCATTTGGCTGACATGTATGTTCAACTTGGAAAAACGAGGGGCGCTTTTAAGGTGTTCGATGAAACTCCCGAGAAAAATAAGAGCGAGAGTGTTTTGTTATGGAATGTGTTGATTAATGGGTGTAGTAAAATTGGGTATTTGAGGAAGGCGGTGGAACTTTTTGGGATGATGCCAAAGAAGAATGTGGCTTCATGGGTTAGTTTGATAGATGGGTTTATGAGGAAAGGGGATTTGAAGAAAGCGGGTGAGCTTTTTGAGCAAATGCCAGAGAAGGGAGTGGTTTCTTGGACTGCGATGATCAATGGGTTTTCTCAGAATGGGGAAGCTGAAAAGGCATTGGCAATGTTTTTTCAGATGTTGGATGCAGGTGTTAGGGCAAATGATTTTACTGTTGTTTCTGCTCTTTCGGCTTGTGCTAAAGTTGGAGCTCTTGAAGCTGGAGTGCGAGTTCACAATTATATTTCATGTAATGATTTTGGGCTGAAAGGAGCTATTGGAACTGCTTTGGTAGATATGTATGCAAAGTGTGGGAATATTGAGGCTGCAAGTTTGGTTTTTGGTGAGACAAAGGAAAAAGACCTTCTTACTTGGACTGCTATGATATGGGGTTTGGCGATCCACGGACGTTATGAGCAAGCTATCCAATACTTTAAAAAGATGATGTATTCAG GTACAGAGCCAGACGGGACAGTCTTCCTTGCCATATTAACTGCATGCTGGTATTCTGGGCAAGTAAAGTTGGCACTTAATTTCTTTGACAGCATGAGGTTCGATTACTTCATTGAGCCTTCTGTGAAGCACCATACAGTGGTTGTCAATCTGTTAAGCAGGGTGGGCCAG GACTCACAAGGATACCAAAATAGCCAAAATAGCTTTACAAAGGCTCCTGCAGCTTAA
- the LOC102615657 gene encoding autophagy protein 5 isoform X3 has translation MHMEARKYVWEGAIPLQIHLHESEVTTLPPPPPALILAPRIGYLPLLVGLIKPYFGSSLPPGVDTIWFEYKGLPLKWYTPTGVLFDLLCPEPERPWNLTVHFRGYPVHVLIPCEGEDSVKWSFINSLKEAAYIINGNCKNVMNMSQSDQVELWRSVMNGNLEAYLRVSSKLKLVTVEDDYTVKLNSSSKSQQGTGETDFAGQVKTGRIPVRLYVWSVSEDFDDLEDAPDIDCWDKISFINRPVEVRTEEAGKCFTLHDAIKTLLPEYFTDKPLFNDESPKLEDEEMNLSSEDAGSNKNTEVEEILYEHVTRNAEIKLVRIQGIEPKLEIPFSWVVNNLMNPDYFLYMCICVRVPEVNTV, from the exons ATGCATATGGAAGCTCGAAAATATGTGTGGGAAGGAGCAATTCCGCTTCAGATTCATCTCCATGAATCTGAAGTTACCACTCTCCCTCCTCCTCCCCCCGCTTTG ATATTGGCGCCAAGAATTGGTTACCTTCCGTTGTTAGTTGGTCTCATTAAACCCTATTTTGGTAGCTCACTTCCTCCTGGAGTTGACACCATTTGGTTTGAATACAAAGGCTTGCCTCTCAAatg GTACACACCTACTGGAGTTCTCTTTGATCTTCTATGCCCGGAACCGGAAAGACCTTGGAATCTCACG GTTCATTTTAGAGGGTATCCAGTGCATGTATTGATCCCATGTGAAGGCGAAGATTCTGTAAAGTGGAGctttattaattcattgaaAGAG GcagcatatataattaatggaaaCTGCAAGAATGTCATGAACATGTCCCAATCTGACCAGGTGGAGCTTTGGCGCTCTGTGATGAATG GTAATCTGGAAGCTTACCTACGGGTGTCTTCTAAGCTTAAACTTGTAACAGTTGAAGATGATTACACAGTAAAATTGAATTCGTCGTCAAAATCTCAACAAGGCACTGGCGAGACAGATTTTGCTGGACAAGTCAAGACAG GTAGAATTCCTGTACGATTGTATGTTTGGAGTGTAAGCGaggattttgatgatttagaAGATGCTCCTGATATTGACTGCTGGGATAAAATCTCTTTCATTAACCGACCTGTTGAGGTTCGCACAGAAGAAG CAGGTAAATGCTTCACCCTACATGATGCTATCAAAACTCTTCTGCCAGAATATTTTACCGACAAACCCTTGTTCAACGATGAATCCCCAAAActagaagatgaagaaatgaacCTCTCTTCTGAAGATGCGGGCAGCAACAAAAATACAGAAGTGGAAGAAATTTTGTATGAACATGTGACCAGAAATGCTGAAATCAAGCTTGTGCGCATTCAAGGAATTGAACCAAAATTGGAAATACCTTTCTCTTGGGTGGTAAACAACTTAATGAACCCCGACTACTTCCTTTATATGTGTATATGCGTCAGAGTTCCAGAAGTGAACACCGTGTGA
- the LOC102615657 gene encoding autophagy protein 5 isoform X4, whose amino-acid sequence MHMEARKYVWEGAIPLQIHLHESEVTTLPPPPPALILAPRIGYLPLLVGLIKPYFGSSLPPGVDTIWFEYKGLPLKWYTPTGVLFDLLCPEPERPWNLTVHFRGYPVHVLIPCEGEDSVKWSFINSLKEAAYIINGNCKNVMNMSQSDQVELWRSVMNGNLEAYLRVSSKLKLVTVEDDYTVKLNSSSKSQQGTGETDFAGQVKTGRIPVRLYVWSVSEDFDDLEDAPDIDCWDKISFINRPVEVRTEEGKCFTLHDAIKTLLPEYFTDKPLFNDESPKLEDEEMNLSSEDAGSNKNTEVEEILYEHVTRNAEIKLVRIQGIEPKLEIPFSWVVNNLMNPDYFLYMCICVRVPEVNTV is encoded by the exons ATGCATATGGAAGCTCGAAAATATGTGTGGGAAGGAGCAATTCCGCTTCAGATTCATCTCCATGAATCTGAAGTTACCACTCTCCCTCCTCCTCCCCCCGCTTTG ATATTGGCGCCAAGAATTGGTTACCTTCCGTTGTTAGTTGGTCTCATTAAACCCTATTTTGGTAGCTCACTTCCTCCTGGAGTTGACACCATTTGGTTTGAATACAAAGGCTTGCCTCTCAAatg GTACACACCTACTGGAGTTCTCTTTGATCTTCTATGCCCGGAACCGGAAAGACCTTGGAATCTCACG GTTCATTTTAGAGGGTATCCAGTGCATGTATTGATCCCATGTGAAGGCGAAGATTCTGTAAAGTGGAGctttattaattcattgaaAGAG GcagcatatataattaatggaaaCTGCAAGAATGTCATGAACATGTCCCAATCTGACCAGGTGGAGCTTTGGCGCTCTGTGATGAATG GTAATCTGGAAGCTTACCTACGGGTGTCTTCTAAGCTTAAACTTGTAACAGTTGAAGATGATTACACAGTAAAATTGAATTCGTCGTCAAAATCTCAACAAGGCACTGGCGAGACAGATTTTGCTGGACAAGTCAAGACAG GTAGAATTCCTGTACGATTGTATGTTTGGAGTGTAAGCGaggattttgatgatttagaAGATGCTCCTGATATTGACTGCTGGGATAAAATCTCTTTCATTAACCGACCTGTTGAGGTTCGCACAGAAGAAG GTAAATGCTTCACCCTACATGATGCTATCAAAACTCTTCTGCCAGAATATTTTACCGACAAACCCTTGTTCAACGATGAATCCCCAAAActagaagatgaagaaatgaacCTCTCTTCTGAAGATGCGGGCAGCAACAAAAATACAGAAGTGGAAGAAATTTTGTATGAACATGTGACCAGAAATGCTGAAATCAAGCTTGTGCGCATTCAAGGAATTGAACCAAAATTGGAAATACCTTTCTCTTGGGTGGTAAACAACTTAATGAACCCCGACTACTTCCTTTATATGTGTATATGCGTCAGAGTTCCAGAAGTGAACACCGTGTGA
- the LOC102616932 gene encoding pentatricopeptide repeat-containing protein At1g04840 isoform X1, which produces MKGHVFNRLTTAIAPTKTIKSSHKPSNNITETHIISLIHSSNSTKQLRQIHAQIILHNLFASSRITTQLISSASLHKSTDYALSIFGHFTPKNLHIFNVLIRGLAENSHFQSCISHFVFMLRLSVRPNRLTYPFVSKSVASLSLLSLGRGLHCLIVKSGVEYDAFVRVHLADMYVQLGKTRGAFKVFDETPEKNKSESVLLWNVLINGCSKIGYLRKAVELFGMMPKKNVASWVSLIDGFMRKGDLKKAGELFEQMPEKGVVSWTAMINGFSQNGEAEKALAMFFQMLDAGVRANDFTVVSALSACAKVGALEAGVRVHNYISCNDFGLKGAIGTALVDMYAKCGNIEAASLVFGETKEKDLLTWTAMIWGLAIHGRYEQAIQYFKKMMYSGTEPDGTVFLAILTACWYSGQVKLALNFFDSMRFDYFIEPSVKHHTVVVNLLSRVGQVDKALNFINKMPETPDFVIWGALFCACRTHKDTKIAKIALQRLLQLKPKHPSSYVLLSNIYAAEGRWKDVARVRTLMQRRSIKKDPGWSYIEVNGHVHRFEAGGHKLAKEIHSKLEEIMAGAREQGYMPGTEWVLHNIKEEKEEALGCHSEKLALAFGLIQTTPGTTIKIVKKLTICGDCHSLMKYASKISQREIVLRDTRFHYFKDGTCSCRDYW; this is translated from the exons ATGAAAGGCCATGTTTTCAATAGACTAACTACAGCCATAGCACCAACGAAAACCATTAAATCTTCTCATAAACCCTCTAACAACATCACAGAAACCCACATCATATCTCTGATTCACTCCTCAAATTCCACCAAACAGCTCCGTCAAATCCACGCTCAAATCATTCTCCACAATCTCTTTGCAAGCAGCCGCATTACAACCCAGTTGATTTCTTCTGCATCTCTGCACAAATCAACAGATTACGCTCTCTCAATCTTTGGTCATTTTACTCCCAAGAACTTGCATATATTCAATGTTTTGATTCGTGGGCTCGCGGAGAATTCCCATTTCCAGAGTTGCATTTCCCATTTTGTTTTCATGTTAAGGTTGAGTGTCAGACCCAATAGACTAACTTACCCGTTTGTTTCGAAATCGGTTGCTAGTTTGAGTTTGTTAAGTCTTGGTAGAGGTTTGCATTGTCTGATTGTGAAGTCTGGCGTTGAGTATGATGCGTTTGTTCGGGTTCATTTGGCTGACATGTATGTTCAACTTGGAAAAACGAGGGGCGCTTTTAAGGTGTTCGATGAAACTCCCGAGAAAAATAAGAGCGAGAGTGTTTTGTTATGGAATGTGTTGATTAATGGGTGTAGTAAAATTGGGTATTTGAGGAAGGCGGTGGAACTTTTTGGGATGATGCCAAAGAAGAATGTGGCTTCATGGGTTAGTTTGATAGATGGGTTTATGAGGAAAGGGGATTTGAAGAAAGCGGGTGAGCTTTTTGAGCAAATGCCAGAGAAGGGAGTGGTTTCTTGGACTGCGATGATCAATGGGTTTTCTCAGAATGGGGAAGCTGAAAAGGCATTGGCAATGTTTTTTCAGATGTTGGATGCAGGTGTTAGGGCAAATGATTTTACTGTTGTTTCTGCTCTTTCGGCTTGTGCTAAAGTTGGAGCTCTTGAAGCTGGAGTGCGAGTTCACAATTATATTTCATGTAATGATTTTGGGCTGAAAGGAGCTATTGGAACTGCTTTGGTAGATATGTATGCAAAGTGTGGGAATATTGAGGCTGCAAGTTTGGTTTTTGGTGAGACAAAGGAAAAAGACCTTCTTACTTGGACTGCTATGATATGGGGTTTGGCGATCCACGGACGTTATGAGCAAGCTATCCAATACTTTAAAAAGATGATGTATTCAG GTACAGAGCCAGACGGGACAGTCTTCCTTGCCATATTAACTGCATGCTGGTATTCTGGGCAAGTAAAGTTGGCACTTAATTTCTTTGACAGCATGAGGTTCGATTACTTCATTGAGCCTTCTGTGAAGCACCATACAGTGGTTGTCAATCTGTTAAGCAGGGTGGGCCAGGTAGATAAGGCTTTGAActtcattaataaaatgcCAGAAACTCCTGATTTCGTGATATGGGGAGCACTTTTTTGTGCTTGTAGGACTCACAAGGATACCAAAATAGCCAAAATAGCTTTACAAAGGCTCCTGCAGCTTAAACCTAAGCATCCCTCAAGCTATGTCTTATTGTCAAACATTTATGCAGCAGAAGGGAGATGGAAGGACGTGGCGAGAGTGAGGACATTGATGCAAAGGAGAAGCATAAAGAAAGATCCAGGGTGGAGTTATATTGAGGTTAATGGGCATGTGCATAGATTTGAAGCAGGTGGTCATAAGCTTGCAAAGGAGATACACTCAAAGTTAGAGGAAATAATGGCCGGTGCTAGGGAACAAGGATACATGCCTGGAACTGAGTGGGTACTTCATAACAttaaagaagagaaggaaGAAGCATTGGGATGTCACAGTGAGAAGTTAGCTCTTGCTTTTGGGCTCATTCAAACCACTCCGGGAACAACCATTAAGATTGTGAAGAAGCTTACGATTTGTGGGGATTGTCATTCTCTAATGAAATATGCAAGTAAAATAAGCCAAAGGGAGATAGTCTTAAGAGATACAAGGTTCCATTATTTCAAAGATGGTACTTGCTCATGCAGAGATTATTGGTAA
- the LOC102616932 gene encoding pentatricopeptide repeat-containing protein At1g04840 isoform X3, with translation MKGHVFNRLTTAIAPTKTIKSSHKPSNNITETHIISLIHSSNSTKQLRQIHAQIILHNLFASSRITTQLISSASLHKSTDYALSIFGHFTPKNLHIFNVLIRGLAENSHFQSCISHFVFMLRLSVRPNRLTYPFVSKSVASLSLLSLGRGLHCLIVKSGVEYDAFVRVHLADMYVQLGKTRGAFKVFDETPEKNKSESVLLWNVLINGCSKIGYLRKAVELFGMMPKKNVASWVSLIDGFMRKGDLKKAGELFEQMPEKGVVSWTAMINGFSQNGEAEKALAMFFQMLDAGVRANDFTVVSALSACAKVGALEAGVRVHNYISCNDFGLKGAIGTALVDMYAKCGNIEAASLVFGETKEKDLLTWTAMIWGLAIHGRYEQAIQYFKKMMYSGTEPDGTVFLAILTACWYSGQVKLALNFFDSMRFDYFIEPSVKHHTVVVNLLSRVGQQKGDGRTWRE, from the exons ATGAAAGGCCATGTTTTCAATAGACTAACTACAGCCATAGCACCAACGAAAACCATTAAATCTTCTCATAAACCCTCTAACAACATCACAGAAACCCACATCATATCTCTGATTCACTCCTCAAATTCCACCAAACAGCTCCGTCAAATCCACGCTCAAATCATTCTCCACAATCTCTTTGCAAGCAGCCGCATTACAACCCAGTTGATTTCTTCTGCATCTCTGCACAAATCAACAGATTACGCTCTCTCAATCTTTGGTCATTTTACTCCCAAGAACTTGCATATATTCAATGTTTTGATTCGTGGGCTCGCGGAGAATTCCCATTTCCAGAGTTGCATTTCCCATTTTGTTTTCATGTTAAGGTTGAGTGTCAGACCCAATAGACTAACTTACCCGTTTGTTTCGAAATCGGTTGCTAGTTTGAGTTTGTTAAGTCTTGGTAGAGGTTTGCATTGTCTGATTGTGAAGTCTGGCGTTGAGTATGATGCGTTTGTTCGGGTTCATTTGGCTGACATGTATGTTCAACTTGGAAAAACGAGGGGCGCTTTTAAGGTGTTCGATGAAACTCCCGAGAAAAATAAGAGCGAGAGTGTTTTGTTATGGAATGTGTTGATTAATGGGTGTAGTAAAATTGGGTATTTGAGGAAGGCGGTGGAACTTTTTGGGATGATGCCAAAGAAGAATGTGGCTTCATGGGTTAGTTTGATAGATGGGTTTATGAGGAAAGGGGATTTGAAGAAAGCGGGTGAGCTTTTTGAGCAAATGCCAGAGAAGGGAGTGGTTTCTTGGACTGCGATGATCAATGGGTTTTCTCAGAATGGGGAAGCTGAAAAGGCATTGGCAATGTTTTTTCAGATGTTGGATGCAGGTGTTAGGGCAAATGATTTTACTGTTGTTTCTGCTCTTTCGGCTTGTGCTAAAGTTGGAGCTCTTGAAGCTGGAGTGCGAGTTCACAATTATATTTCATGTAATGATTTTGGGCTGAAAGGAGCTATTGGAACTGCTTTGGTAGATATGTATGCAAAGTGTGGGAATATTGAGGCTGCAAGTTTGGTTTTTGGTGAGACAAAGGAAAAAGACCTTCTTACTTGGACTGCTATGATATGGGGTTTGGCGATCCACGGACGTTATGAGCAAGCTATCCAATACTTTAAAAAGATGATGTATTCAG GTACAGAGCCAGACGGGACAGTCTTCCTTGCCATATTAACTGCATGCTGGTATTCTGGGCAAGTAAAGTTGGCACTTAATTTCTTTGACAGCATGAGGTTCGATTACTTCATTGAGCCTTCTGTGAAGCACCATACAGTGGTTGTCAATCTGTTAAGCAGGGTGGGCCAG CAGAAGGGAGATGGAAGGACGTGGCGAGAGTGA
- the LOC102615657 gene encoding autophagy protein 5 isoform X1 encodes MHMEARKYVWEGAIPLQIHLHESEVTTLPPPPPALILAPRIGYLPLLVGLIKPYFGSSLPPGVDTIWFEYKGLPLKWYTPTGVLFDLLCPEPERPWNLTVHFRGYPVHVLIPCEGEDSVKWSFINSLKEAAYIINGNCKNVMNMSQSDQVELWRSVMNVAGNLEAYLRVSSKLKLVTVEDDYTVKLNSSSKSQQGTGETDFAGQVKTGRIPVRLYVWSVSEDFDDLEDAPDIDCWDKISFINRPVEVRTEEAGKCFTLHDAIKTLLPEYFTDKPLFNDESPKLEDEEMNLSSEDAGSNKNTEVEEILYEHVTRNAEIKLVRIQGIEPKLEIPFSWVVNNLMNPDYFLYMCICVRVPEVNTV; translated from the exons ATGCATATGGAAGCTCGAAAATATGTGTGGGAAGGAGCAATTCCGCTTCAGATTCATCTCCATGAATCTGAAGTTACCACTCTCCCTCCTCCTCCCCCCGCTTTG ATATTGGCGCCAAGAATTGGTTACCTTCCGTTGTTAGTTGGTCTCATTAAACCCTATTTTGGTAGCTCACTTCCTCCTGGAGTTGACACCATTTGGTTTGAATACAAAGGCTTGCCTCTCAAatg GTACACACCTACTGGAGTTCTCTTTGATCTTCTATGCCCGGAACCGGAAAGACCTTGGAATCTCACG GTTCATTTTAGAGGGTATCCAGTGCATGTATTGATCCCATGTGAAGGCGAAGATTCTGTAAAGTGGAGctttattaattcattgaaAGAG GcagcatatataattaatggaaaCTGCAAGAATGTCATGAACATGTCCCAATCTGACCAGGTGGAGCTTTGGCGCTCTGTGATGAATG TGGCAGGTAATCTGGAAGCTTACCTACGGGTGTCTTCTAAGCTTAAACTTGTAACAGTTGAAGATGATTACACAGTAAAATTGAATTCGTCGTCAAAATCTCAACAAGGCACTGGCGAGACAGATTTTGCTGGACAAGTCAAGACAG GTAGAATTCCTGTACGATTGTATGTTTGGAGTGTAAGCGaggattttgatgatttagaAGATGCTCCTGATATTGACTGCTGGGATAAAATCTCTTTCATTAACCGACCTGTTGAGGTTCGCACAGAAGAAG CAGGTAAATGCTTCACCCTACATGATGCTATCAAAACTCTTCTGCCAGAATATTTTACCGACAAACCCTTGTTCAACGATGAATCCCCAAAActagaagatgaagaaatgaacCTCTCTTCTGAAGATGCGGGCAGCAACAAAAATACAGAAGTGGAAGAAATTTTGTATGAACATGTGACCAGAAATGCTGAAATCAAGCTTGTGCGCATTCAAGGAATTGAACCAAAATTGGAAATACCTTTCTCTTGGGTGGTAAACAACTTAATGAACCCCGACTACTTCCTTTATATGTGTATATGCGTCAGAGTTCCAGAAGTGAACACCGTGTGA